The genomic DNA AAATATCTCCTTGCTTTCGGACCTGGAACTGTAGGGTTTGAAATTCTTTATCTTACCGAAATAAGGACGGATCATCTCCCTGTAGGCGTTGATCTCGCCGCCCTCGAAGATCTTGACCGCGAAGTTGCCGCCCTTCTTGAGATATTTAAGCGCAACCTCAAAGGCCCGTTCGCACAGCTCCAGGGAGTTGGCCTGATCGGCGAACTTGATTCCGGTTGTCTTGGGGGCCATGTCGCTGATAATGACGTCAAACGGCTTGAGCGGCTCAATGGCTTCGAGAAGCTCGGGCGAGTCCGAGAACACGTCCGCCTGCAAGAACGTAATGTTGTCGGCAAAGGTGTGCTTGGTGGTCTGGAGATCAACTCCGAGCACTCGACCCTGGGGGCCGACGCGCTCCCCGGCGAACTGGGACCAGGAGCCTGGAGCCGCGCCGAGATCAAGCACGGTCTGGCCGCGCTTGAAAATTCGGAACCGCTTGTCCATCTCCTTGAGCTTGTAAACCGAGCGGGCGGCGTAGTTTTCCTTTTTCGCCCGTTTGAAGTATTTGTCCTGGTATTGTTTCATGGTATCGCTCCGTCAATCCGGCGTGGAGCGACTTAGTAGCCGAATCCGCCGAAAAAGCCAAGTAAACGACGTGCCCAGACCCCGACATATATCCATACGGGACGAACTCGGCTTATTCAAGTCCATGCCCGCCGACAAGGCCCGCTTCGAATGGCGATCCGGCACGGGACCGACGATCTTCGTCGGCCTCGGCCCGGAGCCTGACAAGATTCCGGAATGGTTCGAACTTTCCGATGACGAGACCATATTCTACCTGGAAAGCCCGTCCTTCATCGAACAGGTGAAGGGGTGGCCCGAGCGCGTCCCCGCAAATTTCCGTCCCCTGGAACCCGAAATGTTCACGGCGGCAATGGCGGCACGCGCCAGAGTAGCCCGATATTTGCCGGTGCAGAAAGCGCTCCCCTCGTTTTACGGCCCGTTGACCGCCCGGCTTTGCCTCGGCGACCGCGACCGGCCAAAACAAAAACGGACCGTCTGGCTGCCCGTAGACAAAAACGGACTGCTCGTGGAGGAACTGGCCCGCGCTTTTGAGGAATCGGGCTGGACCGTAATCCGCATCAACCACGAGCCGTTGGGCAGGCATCCGGGCCGCGCCCTGCCGGAATGCCTGCAAAATGGCGTCCCGGACCTGTTTTTATCGATTAACTTCAAAGGACTTGACCACTTCGGCCTAGGGCAGGCCATCCTGCGCGAGGCCGGAACCCGGGTCGCGGTCTGGCTGGTGGACAACCCGTTCAACCTGCTCACCTCGGTCAAGGCCGAGGCCTGGCGGGACCTCGACCTGTTCGTCACTGACCACAGCTTCATCGGCCCGCTCATCGAGACAGGCGCACGGCGGGTGACACACTTGCCCCTGGCCGCTTCCCCGGCCTTGTTCGAAACGGGCGGGACCCTGCCGCCCCACGCCCGCGACCTGGACGGCAGGCTCGTCTTCGTGGGCCGCTCCCAATTCCCGGACCGCGACAAATTCTTCGCTGGCGAGACCGTGCCGGACGACGCCAAGGCCCTGATCCGAAGCGGCGATGGCGTGACCCGTCATGACTTTCACTGGTGGCGCGACAGGCTGAACATCGAACCGTTATGGCCGGGCAACCGGGTACGGGCCGTGGGTGCGGGCGCGGAATTCGCCTCGTCCGAATGGAAGCGCGACTGCCTGAACGGTGCGGGCCGAATCGTCATCTTCGGCGACGACGGCTGGAAGGGATTGAACAATCCCGATGCCGACGCGCGGCCGATGGTTGACTACTACGCACACCTGCCCGCCATCTACAAAACAGCCGGAGTCATCCTCAATGTCACGGGAATGCAGCTCCCGGCCGGACTCAACCAGCGGAACTTCGACGTATGGTGCGCGGGCGGTTTTCTGCTGACGGACATCCACCCCGGC from Pseudodesulfovibrio thermohalotolerans includes the following:
- a CDS encoding RlmE family RNA methyltransferase, encoding MKQYQDKYFKRAKKENYAARSVYKLKEMDKRFRIFKRGQTVLDLGAAPGSWSQFAGERVGPQGRVLGVDLQTTKHTFADNITFLQADVFSDSPELLEAIEPLKPFDVIISDMAPKTTGIKFADQANSLELCERAFEVALKYLKKGGNFAVKIFEGGEINAYREMIRPYFGKIKNFKPYSSRSESKEIFIVALGFKGVDG
- a CDS encoding glycosyltransferase family protein, with translation MPRPRHISIRDELGLFKSMPADKARFEWRSGTGPTIFVGLGPEPDKIPEWFELSDDETIFYLESPSFIEQVKGWPERVPANFRPLEPEMFTAAMAARARVARYLPVQKALPSFYGPLTARLCLGDRDRPKQKRTVWLPVDKNGLLVEELARAFEESGWTVIRINHEPLGRHPGRALPECLQNGVPDLFLSINFKGLDHFGLGQAILREAGTRVAVWLVDNPFNLLTSVKAEAWRDLDLFVTDHSFIGPLIETGARRVTHLPLAASPALFETGGTLPPHARDLDGRLVFVGRSQFPDRDKFFAGETVPDDAKALIRSGDGVTRHDFHWWRDRLNIEPLWPGNRVRAVGAGAEFASSEWKRDCLNGAGRIVIFGDDGWKGLNNPDADARPMVDYYAHLPAIYKTAGVILNVTGMQLPAGLNQRNFDVWCAGGFLLTDIHPGLEIFPDELVEPIVYSRPGDIHDMVIRHREETPKKHALRHAWRECIAKHHTYRNRVKTILETMFSNLAQNA